A region of Solanum dulcamara chromosome 7, daSolDulc1.2, whole genome shotgun sequence DNA encodes the following proteins:
- the LOC129896325 gene encoding uncharacterized protein LOC129896325: MDTSENANVSPSSPTSSNLTNFGVQFTPLRFFQSPVSTLLEYSGLFTVRPYNPETEPLVADDTVINDSESSTNVGGGNSSSGEVSIRIIGAGENQGIGAEDEDDGEGGSVEERGSGVDSSSTVPDDDAGNASRDSSYQRFDIQQVARWIEQILPFSLLLLFVFIRQHLQGFFVTIWITAIMFKSNDILRKQTALKGERKIDVLVGYFVVFVIHVIGIYWWYNNDDLFYPLLMVPPKVIPPFWHAIFIILVNDTMVRQAAMALKLVLLLYYKNGRGHNFRRQGQMLTLVEYMLLLYRALLPTPVWYRFFLNKEYGSLFSSLTTGLYLTFKLTSLVEKVKSFFTALKALSKKEVHYGSHATSEQVNAAGDLCAICQEKMHAPILLRCKHIFCEDCVSEWFERERTCPLCRALVRPADLRSFGDGSTSLFFQLF; encoded by the exons ATGGATACTTCTGAGAATGCAAATGTTTCTCCTTCATCTCCCACAAGTTCCAATTTGACGAATTTTGGAGTACAATTCACACCACTGCGGTTCTTCCAATCCCCTGTATCCACTTTGCTAGAGTATTCCGGACTCTTTACGGTCCGACCCTATAACCCAGAAACGGAGCCTCTTGTAGCTGATGATACTGTTATTAACGATTCTGAATCCAGTACCAATGTTGGTGGAGGTAATAGTAGCAGTGGGGAGGTTTCAATTAGGATAATTGGTGCTGGGGAGAACCAAGGGATAGGGGCTGAGGATGAGGATGATGGGGAGGGGGGTTCTGTTGAGGAGAGGGGTTCTGGTGTGGACTCGTCGTCCACGGTTCCTGATGATGATGCTGGTAATGCTAGTAGGGATTCTTCCTACCAAAGATTTGATATACAGCAAGTTGCTAGGTGGATTGAGCAGATTCTTCCATTTTCCcttcttctcttgtttgttttCATCCGCCAGCATTTGCAAG GTTTCTTTGTCACAATTTGGATAACTGCCATCATGTTCAAGTCAAATGACATTCTTCGGAAGCAGACAGCTTTAAAG GGAGAGAGAAAGATAGATGTCCTTGTTGGTTATTTTGTGGTTTTTGTGATTCATGTTATTGGAATCTACTGGTGGTATAACAATGATGACCTTTTCTATCCATTACTTATGGTTCCTCCAAAGGTCATCCCACCTTTCTGGCATGCTATTTTCATCATCCTGGTAAATG ATACCATGGTGCGGCAGGCAGCAATGGCTTTGAAGTTGGTGCTGCTTTTGTATTACAAGAATGGCAGGGGCCACAATTTCCGCAGACAG GGTCAAATGCTGACTCTGGTGGAGTACATGCTGTTGTTATACCGTGCGTTGTTACCAACTCCTGTATGGTATAGATTCTTTCTCAATAAAGAATATGGAAGCCTTTTCTCATCATTGACAACAGGATTGTACTTGACGTTTAAGCTTACCTCACTTGTTGAGAAG GTAAAATCATTCTTTACTGCTTTGAAGGCATTGTCAAAAAAGGAAGTCCATTATGGGTCTCATGCCACATCTGAGCAG GTAAATGCGGCTGGTGATCTGTGTGCTATTTGCCAGGAGAAGATGCATGCACCTATTTTGTTACGTTGCAAACACATCTTCTGTGAAGACTGTGTCTCCGAATG GTTTGAAAGAGAAAGAACATGCCCTCTGTGCAGAGCGTTGGTCAGACCGGCTGATCTAAGATCATTTGGtgatggatccactagcctttTCTTCCAGTTATTCTAG